The following coding sequences lie in one Vibrio splendidus genomic window:
- a CDS encoding M20 family peptidase produces MTKPSKLFTSIASALALTASVSVWADEQDFSSMQMQGVEKVDIQVDIEGAAQRLSQAVQFQTISNQDRSDFDEQAFRDYHQFLEESYPLVHKTLKREEVGDPRPFSLIYTWEGKDPSLAPAIFMAHQDVVPIAKESRDEWKEDPFSGAIKDGYIWGRGSLDDKNQLQALLEATEMKLKEGFQPERTILFVFGHDEEVGGPEGAKHAADIIEQRYEKIAFVMDESAPLVPGIFPGIRENTALIGIAQKGFVSLEIAINGVGGHSSQPGEESNIVALAKAVEKVEAAQFPYKIHDAVRYQYRYMGPELPEAQQPLYKAVAYGENDTVTDLEKKFIDVMSKNEVTRAMLHTTTAVTMFNAGIKDNVLPPAATAVVNFRPMPGDTPEVIIEHVKKAIGDERMTIRDISASTPATNVADPSGPGYAMLEKTIRQTWGNDLIVSPFFVIGGSDSKHFQARDFAPDVYTMTAIQLESVKEFEGFHGVNERILVEEYGRSIGFFYQLMDNLESL; encoded by the coding sequence ATGACAAAACCATCAAAACTCTTTACCAGTATCGCTTCTGCTTTGGCATTGACCGCTAGTGTTTCAGTATGGGCTGATGAGCAAGACTTTAGTTCGATGCAAATGCAAGGCGTCGAAAAAGTGGATATTCAAGTTGATATAGAAGGCGCTGCGCAACGCTTATCGCAAGCGGTTCAGTTTCAAACTATCTCTAACCAAGATCGCAGTGATTTTGATGAACAGGCTTTTCGTGACTACCACCAATTTCTTGAAGAATCGTACCCATTAGTGCACAAAACACTCAAGCGAGAAGAAGTCGGTGACCCGCGCCCTTTCAGCTTGATTTACACTTGGGAAGGTAAAGACCCATCACTCGCTCCCGCTATTTTTATGGCGCACCAAGATGTGGTACCAATTGCAAAAGAGTCTCGTGATGAGTGGAAAGAAGATCCGTTTTCAGGTGCGATTAAAGACGGTTATATCTGGGGCCGTGGTTCATTAGATGACAAAAACCAACTTCAAGCACTGTTAGAAGCTACTGAAATGAAGCTAAAAGAAGGTTTCCAACCTGAACGTACCATTTTGTTTGTATTCGGCCACGACGAAGAAGTTGGTGGGCCAGAAGGTGCAAAGCACGCCGCTGACATCATTGAACAACGTTATGAGAAAATTGCGTTTGTTATGGATGAATCTGCTCCTCTTGTCCCTGGTATATTCCCTGGCATCCGTGAAAACACGGCACTAATTGGTATTGCTCAAAAAGGATTCGTTAGTCTAGAGATTGCCATCAATGGTGTTGGTGGTCACTCATCACAACCGGGTGAAGAATCGAATATTGTCGCGTTAGCAAAAGCCGTTGAGAAAGTTGAAGCAGCGCAATTCCCTTACAAAATTCATGATGCGGTGAGATACCAATACCGATACATGGGGCCGGAACTTCCAGAAGCGCAGCAACCACTTTACAAAGCCGTAGCCTATGGCGAAAACGACACGGTGACGGACCTAGAGAAAAAATTTATTGATGTAATGTCTAAAAATGAGGTTACTCGCGCCATGCTTCATACCACAACGGCAGTTACTATGTTTAATGCTGGTATTAAAGACAACGTATTACCGCCAGCAGCAACTGCAGTTGTAAACTTTAGACCAATGCCAGGTGACACTCCTGAGGTGATTATTGAGCATGTGAAGAAAGCGATCGGCGACGAAAGAATGACCATTCGTGATATCTCAGCATCAACGCCTGCAACTAATGTTGCGGATCCTAGCGGTCCTGGTTATGCCATGTTGGAGAAAACGATTCGCCAAACTTGGGGAAATGACCTGATTGTCTCACCGTTCTTTGTTATTGGTGGTTCAGATTCTAAGCACTTTCAAGCACGAGATTTTGCCCCTGATGTATATACAATGACGGCGATACAATTAGAAAGCGTAAAAGAATTCGAAGGCTTCCACGGTGTGAACGAGCGTATCTTAGTTGAAGAATACGGTCGCTCTATTGGGTTCTTCTACCAACTAATGGATAACCTCGAAAGTCTGTAA
- a CDS encoding LysR family transcriptional regulator yields the protein MQHLDAIPYFLAVVKQSSFAGAARELGVSRSAVNKRVIQLESSLGVRLLHRTTRQVSLTESGEQFYDHLTKANYWLQKAEDAATSQQNQAIGTLRVNAPMSFGRLVLAPLIPQFLKRYPHIHIDMTMDDGYVDIVEGGYDVAIRAGDLNDSSLVAKRLTSVRSVICASPTYFYENGLSIPTEICELSAHNALLYRHTSESAEWFFGHQDQVTSVVVKGNYRVNNSEALLCATTAGLGIARLPDFIANAPIQSGELLLLLPNYLMPEKNVYALLPERDPMPLKLRLFIDFLAASLNDR from the coding sequence ATGCAGCACTTAGACGCTATTCCCTATTTCCTTGCGGTGGTAAAACAATCGAGCTTTGCGGGCGCAGCGCGTGAACTGGGCGTGTCACGTTCGGCGGTCAACAAACGGGTGATCCAACTAGAGTCGAGCCTTGGAGTGCGTTTGCTGCATCGTACTACGCGCCAAGTATCGCTTACTGAATCTGGTGAGCAGTTTTATGATCACCTCACCAAAGCCAATTATTGGCTGCAAAAAGCTGAAGATGCAGCAACCAGTCAGCAAAATCAGGCAATTGGCACATTGCGGGTTAATGCGCCAATGTCTTTTGGTCGTCTGGTATTGGCCCCTCTCATCCCACAATTTCTTAAACGCTATCCTCATATTCACATAGACATGACGATGGACGATGGTTACGTCGATATCGTCGAAGGAGGGTATGACGTCGCGATTCGAGCTGGGGATTTAAATGACTCGAGTTTAGTGGCGAAGCGGTTAACCAGTGTCCGTAGCGTCATCTGCGCTTCTCCTACGTATTTTTATGAGAATGGTTTGTCGATCCCAACCGAGATCTGCGAACTCAGTGCGCACAACGCTTTGCTCTATCGTCATACATCTGAGAGTGCCGAGTGGTTTTTTGGTCACCAAGATCAGGTGACCAGTGTTGTCGTGAAAGGCAATTACCGAGTCAACAACAGCGAAGCATTACTGTGTGCGACCACGGCAGGGCTTGGGATCGCTAGGCTTCCCGACTTTATTGCCAATGCACCCATTCAGTCAGGGGAATTGCTGCTCTTGCTACCTAACTATCTGATGCCAGAGAAGAATGTCTATGCATTGCTTCCTGAGCGAGATCCAATGCCACTCAAACTACGATTGTTTATCGATTTCCTTGCAGCTTCGCTCAATGATCGTTAA
- a CDS encoding DMT family transporter: MKSLIKPVTAKKHINGIGRQFQSPLYVVSIGSLVAVNFALAKYAVTIGIPPIDVAIIPMAGAALLLMTLLVMRGQLNRTALVHYRYYLWAGLLGVAIPNLASTCALQSLNTSTFSVLVTLSPIFTLLFTLPFQGSSLTRRKVLGIMVGVIAALSVTLSPQMNTSSPWSALAIALLVPIFLAAGNVYRSHAFPPLANPIVLATGMLTLQSMIWLPFIHAVDGKFITNGAGVLALMASLSALSYLLTFRFQRITDGLGFSQVGNVVTVVGVSIGITWYGEPLTLQLIAAVILLLISLYLFNHAKS, from the coding sequence ATGAAATCACTGATAAAACCGGTAACGGCAAAAAAGCACATTAATGGTATCGGTCGGCAATTCCAGTCTCCGTTATACGTGGTCAGCATTGGCAGTCTTGTCGCCGTGAATTTTGCGTTAGCCAAATATGCTGTGACCATTGGCATTCCACCGATTGATGTTGCGATAATACCGATGGCAGGTGCAGCTTTATTGTTGATGACGCTATTGGTTATGCGAGGTCAGCTCAACCGAACCGCATTGGTGCATTACCGTTATTATCTTTGGGCTGGCTTACTGGGTGTCGCAATCCCGAATCTGGCGTCAACCTGCGCCCTACAATCTCTTAATACCAGTACGTTCAGTGTACTCGTCACTTTGTCCCCCATCTTTACCTTATTATTCACCTTACCTTTTCAAGGCTCCTCGTTAACCAGACGAAAAGTACTCGGGATCATGGTTGGTGTAATCGCCGCACTCTCTGTAACTTTATCACCACAAATGAATACGTCATCTCCTTGGTCAGCGCTGGCCATTGCGCTACTCGTCCCTATATTTTTGGCCGCAGGCAATGTCTATCGCAGTCACGCGTTCCCTCCCCTTGCCAATCCAATTGTTCTGGCCACTGGCATGTTGACATTACAGAGCATGATATGGCTTCCGTTTATTCATGCAGTCGATGGTAAATTCATTACAAACGGAGCGGGCGTACTTGCGCTCATGGCAAGCTTATCAGCACTCAGTTATTTACTAACATTTCGTTTTCAACGGATCACCGATGGGCTGGGCTTTAGCCAAGTGGGAAATGTGGTAACCGTCGTCGGCGTATCCATTGGGATCACGTGGTATGGCGAGCCATTAACGCTGCAATTGATCGCCGCCGTAATACTGTTGTTGATAAGCCTGTACTTATTTAATCACGCTAAATCTTAA
- a CDS encoding nuclear transport factor 2 family protein, translated as MSPLIEQTKHLYQIVDQKDVHTLMTLLHDDVSFHFSNAEPVVGKPVVEAVNAEFFGSIESMTHTFSGIYVNDDTVACEGQVNYVRLNGSAYAAKFATFLSFKQGLIHQYKIFADVSEL; from the coding sequence ATGTCACCATTAATTGAACAGACAAAACATCTATATCAAATCGTCGACCAAAAGGATGTCCACACCCTAATGACACTACTGCATGATGACGTGTCGTTTCATTTTTCGAACGCTGAGCCAGTAGTAGGAAAGCCAGTTGTCGAAGCGGTCAATGCCGAGTTCTTTGGATCAATTGAATCAATGACGCATACGTTTTCTGGGATCTACGTAAACGATGATACGGTTGCGTGTGAGGGGCAAGTTAACTATGTGCGCCTGAATGGCAGCGCGTATGCCGCTAAGTTCGCGACTTTCTTATCTTTCAAACAGGGGTTGATACATCAATATAAAATCTTCGCGGATGTCTCTGAATTGTAA
- the sodC gene encoding superoxide dismutase family protein produces the protein MNKTTWLAALALISSPVFSEVVNVEMIDLGSGQSTGTVMISSSEYGAVFTPELKGLPVGSHGFHVHANGSCDSITKDGKIILGGAAGGHYDPEKTGKHGFPWTDDNHLGDLPSLYVNTHGIADQPVMAPRVTLDDVKGRALMIHAGGDNHSDHPAKLGGGGARIVCGVIK, from the coding sequence ATGAACAAAACAACATGGCTTGCTGCACTCGCCCTTATCTCTTCTCCTGTTTTTTCTGAAGTAGTGAATGTTGAAATGATCGATCTTGGCTCGGGTCAGTCAACCGGAACTGTAATGATAAGCTCAAGTGAATACGGAGCTGTTTTTACGCCGGAATTGAAAGGCTTACCCGTTGGTTCGCATGGCTTCCATGTGCACGCGAACGGTTCATGCGATAGCATCACAAAAGATGGCAAAATCATACTCGGTGGAGCCGCTGGCGGACATTATGACCCTGAGAAAACGGGCAAGCATGGTTTCCCTTGGACGGATGACAATCACCTTGGTGATTTACCGTCGCTTTACGTTAATACTCATGGCATAGCCGACCAACCAGTAATGGCGCCAAGAGTTACACTAGATGACGTGAAAGGTAGAGCGTTGATGATCCACGCCGGTGGTGACAACCATTCAGACCATCCAGCTAAACTTGGCGGCGGTGGTGCACGCATTGTCTGTGGCGTGATTAAGTAA
- a CDS encoding ankyrin repeat domain-containing protein, protein MKIVFLLSSVFFSLIFSLSLLAADDKLEEEYQSLVGLFFDATRTGNNEVVDAFVSQGFPVDQRNNQSYTALMVAAYQGNRETVRLLLDSGANACLQDKRGNTALMGALIKREISIAKDLYRAECSPELRNKAGLNLKEFAEIYGQSNVLKSLSH, encoded by the coding sequence ATGAAAATCGTATTTTTACTTAGCTCCGTTTTTTTCTCTTTGATCTTCTCGCTCAGCTTATTGGCTGCTGACGACAAACTGGAAGAGGAATACCAGTCTCTGGTTGGGTTGTTCTTTGATGCCACTCGTACTGGTAACAATGAAGTGGTCGATGCATTTGTTTCTCAAGGCTTCCCCGTTGATCAACGCAATAACCAAAGTTACACCGCACTCATGGTTGCGGCTTATCAAGGAAATAGAGAAACCGTCCGCTTGCTACTCGATTCGGGTGCCAATGCATGCCTGCAAGACAAACGTGGAAACACCGCTTTGATGGGGGCATTGATTAAACGCGAAATCAGTATTGCGAAAGACTTGTACCGAGCGGAGTGTTCTCCAGAGTTACGTAATAAAGCAGGACTTAATTTGAAAGAATTTGCCGAAATTTATGGTCAATCCAATGTGCTGAAATCCCTTTCGCACTAA
- a CDS encoding catalase, with the protein MQMSKSFLLISVGLASTSLQAQILTRDNGAPVGDNQNSITAGENGSVLLQDVHLIQKLQRFARERIPERVVHARGTGAHGEFVSSGNFSDLTVSAPFTNKGKVTPIFVRFSTVIHSKGSPETLRDPRGFATKFYTEQGNWDLVGNNLPVFFIRDSIKFPDMVHSLKPSPVTNVQDPNRFFDFFSSEPGATNMLTWVYSNLGTPASYRTMDGFGVHAYKWINKQGDVNYVKFQWKSQQGIKSLRPDQVTEMQGKEFNHLTNDLYAEIGRRNYPKWDLYVKILSPEALIKLDYNGLDATKVWLNVPDQKVGTMTLNRLPENFFLDTEQSAFSPSNLIPGIEPSEDRLLQGRLFAYADTQLYRLGANLFQLPVNRPLAPVSSHNQNGLSNNSTLTHGDVNYEPSRKLELAEDTQFKAVETKLVGTVQQRAISNPRNFYQAGVQYRNMSEQDKSDLIANLAGDLNKVMDKDVKEIMVSYFYRADKEYGTHLAEATDTSLSQVKKRSQENN; encoded by the coding sequence ATGCAGATGTCAAAAAGCTTTTTATTAATTTCAGTTGGTTTAGCCAGCACGTCTCTACAGGCTCAAATCCTGACCAGAGACAACGGTGCACCAGTAGGTGATAACCAAAACTCCATAACAGCAGGTGAGAATGGCAGTGTATTACTGCAAGACGTCCATCTGATCCAAAAATTGCAGCGTTTTGCCAGAGAACGTATTCCTGAGCGTGTTGTTCATGCTCGTGGTACGGGCGCACATGGTGAATTTGTCTCTTCTGGTAATTTTAGTGATTTAACGGTTTCCGCCCCTTTTACTAATAAAGGTAAGGTGACTCCTATTTTCGTTCGTTTTTCGACCGTTATTCACTCAAAAGGATCGCCAGAAACACTTCGCGACCCACGTGGTTTCGCCACCAAATTTTATACTGAACAGGGTAACTGGGATCTGGTAGGGAATAATCTGCCTGTGTTCTTTATTCGTGATTCGATTAAGTTTCCGGATATGGTGCACTCTCTAAAACCGTCTCCAGTAACCAACGTTCAGGACCCAAACCGATTCTTCGACTTCTTTAGCAGTGAACCGGGTGCGACCAATATGTTGACTTGGGTGTACAGTAATTTAGGTACGCCAGCGAGTTACCGCACCATGGATGGCTTTGGGGTTCATGCCTATAAGTGGATCAATAAGCAAGGCGACGTGAACTATGTGAAGTTCCAGTGGAAGAGCCAGCAAGGAATTAAAAGCCTTCGCCCTGATCAAGTCACCGAGATGCAAGGTAAAGAGTTCAACCATCTGACCAATGACCTTTATGCAGAAATTGGCCGACGTAATTACCCCAAGTGGGATCTTTACGTGAAGATATTGTCTCCGGAAGCGTTGATCAAGCTTGACTACAACGGACTGGATGCAACCAAAGTGTGGCTGAATGTACCGGATCAAAAAGTTGGTACTATGACGTTGAACCGTCTACCTGAAAATTTCTTTCTAGACACGGAACAGTCGGCATTTTCGCCTTCGAATCTGATCCCTGGTATCGAGCCATCGGAAGACCGCTTACTGCAAGGTCGCTTGTTTGCTTACGCCGATACACAATTATATCGCTTGGGAGCAAACTTGTTCCAACTACCCGTTAACCGACCGTTAGCGCCAGTGAGCAGCCATAACCAAAATGGGTTGAGCAACAATTCAACGCTAACTCATGGTGATGTGAACTATGAACCAAGCCGTAAGTTGGAGTTAGCTGAAGATACGCAGTTTAAAGCCGTAGAAACCAAGCTGGTTGGTACTGTTCAACAGAGAGCGATCAGCAATCCACGAAACTTCTATCAAGCTGGCGTGCAGTATCGCAACATGAGTGAGCAAGATAAAAGTGATTTAATCGCAAACTTAGCGGGTGACCTAAATAAGGTTATGGATAAAGACGTTAAGGAAATAATGGTGAGCTACTTCTATCGTGCAGACAAAGAGTATGGAACGCATTTGGCTGAAGCAACTGACACAAGTCTCTCACAAGTCAAAAAACGCTCTCAAGAGAACAATTAG
- a CDS encoding DUF1254 domain-containing protein, whose amino-acid sequence MKKLFPLTAVALFSTSVFATPTIVTEDNFAQAYTNMRLGAVVEKAGGINTFFEMPVPSSVPEEQFVVRMNRDTFYSVSVIDMSNDDVYVTVPETDQYVSLQVVDENHETQPMIYGSGRHKISAKTDHAFVIVRALEDDARRNLKIETGSEKPFEVKEWDMASFSTTDKAGNIDFSDGYDQSKAFGNKESGQTDYMNYVGAAGGWGGAMVEDNIYQTSQYFDANACYETTFKDPKAGSFWSATVYNADGRMFNDKANISSEMVPVMNSDGTYTLRFGCEGQPNNIPTMEGNKTGKFNVLIRHYNPSEPVSKGEKGYNPATMIKKVG is encoded by the coding sequence ATGAAAAAGCTATTCCCTCTTACTGCTGTCGCTTTATTCTCAACCAGCGTTTTTGCAACGCCAACTATCGTCACGGAAGATAATTTTGCTCAGGCATACACCAACATGCGTCTCGGTGCAGTCGTAGAAAAAGCCGGTGGTATTAATACATTCTTTGAGATGCCAGTGCCGAGCAGCGTTCCAGAAGAGCAGTTCGTTGTACGAATGAATCGAGACACTTTTTATTCCGTTTCTGTCATCGATATGTCGAACGATGATGTCTACGTGACGGTTCCAGAAACTGACCAATATGTGTCACTGCAAGTCGTGGACGAAAACCACGAGACTCAGCCAATGATCTACGGTTCAGGTCGTCATAAAATCAGTGCAAAAACCGACCACGCATTTGTCATTGTCCGCGCTCTTGAAGATGACGCACGCCGTAACCTGAAGATTGAAACAGGCAGTGAGAAGCCGTTTGAAGTAAAAGAGTGGGACATGGCGTCGTTCAGTACCACGGATAAAGCTGGCAACATCGATTTCAGTGACGGATATGACCAATCAAAGGCGTTTGGTAACAAAGAAAGCGGCCAAACTGATTATATGAATTATGTTGGTGCAGCTGGCGGTTGGGGTGGCGCGATGGTCGAAGACAATATCTATCAAACCAGCCAGTACTTCGATGCGAATGCATGTTATGAGACGACTTTCAAAGATCCAAAGGCAGGCTCATTTTGGTCCGCGACCGTATATAACGCTGATGGACGAATGTTTAACGATAAAGCCAATATTTCGAGTGAAATGGTCCCCGTTATGAATAGCGATGGAACCTACACTCTCCGTTTTGGGTGTGAAGGTCAGCCAAACAATATCCCAACGATGGAAGGTAATAAGACCGGTAAATTTAATGTTCTTATACGCCATTACAACCCGAGTGAGCCAGTTAGCAAAGGCGAAAAAGGTTACAATCCAGCGACGATGATTAAGAAAGTCGGTTAA
- a CDS encoding LysR family transcriptional regulator: MESIDLNLLRTFVLLCQSNSLKRAGIKLGISESAVSKQMTKLRDQLGHPLFERTTEGLRPTHYSKSILPNIEHALSLMHSATSPVTFDSATYDGPITLAFFAYTLEFSGVDLFRELSKTFPKAQIELKTWASDTEQKLEEGDITLGVHFLNEDRSTNIFQKRIMADQLVIAVSKSLGQLTWEEALQLPFIKIRSQGWNEDRYRYLEMLKSSGIEPHISITVDNFSVARQILEQGDHACVLSDSWKDASLNTIEPPKEFRIDLNLVSCMRLVDRQSPLNLAVHDVIKRVML; this comes from the coding sequence ATGGAAAGTATAGACCTGAATTTGCTGCGTACTTTTGTATTGCTGTGTCAGTCGAACAGCCTGAAAAGGGCGGGGATAAAGCTAGGGATCTCTGAGAGCGCAGTCAGCAAGCAAATGACCAAGCTCAGAGATCAATTAGGGCACCCACTTTTCGAACGCACCACTGAAGGACTAAGGCCAACACATTATAGCAAATCTATTTTGCCCAATATTGAACACGCCTTGTCCTTGATGCACTCTGCGACTTCACCTGTGACATTCGATTCTGCCACCTATGATGGGCCAATCACTCTTGCTTTTTTCGCCTACACACTGGAGTTTTCAGGTGTTGATCTATTTAGGGAACTCTCGAAAACGTTTCCCAAAGCGCAAATAGAACTGAAGACTTGGGCATCAGATACAGAGCAAAAGTTAGAAGAGGGTGACATCACTCTAGGTGTGCACTTTTTAAATGAAGACCGCAGTACGAATATCTTCCAGAAACGCATCATGGCCGATCAACTGGTGATTGCTGTTTCAAAGTCATTGGGGCAATTAACATGGGAAGAGGCGTTGCAATTGCCTTTTATCAAGATCCGAAGCCAAGGCTGGAATGAAGATCGTTACCGATATTTAGAAATGTTGAAAAGTAGTGGGATTGAGCCACACATCAGTATCACGGTAGACAACTTTTCAGTTGCGAGGCAAATTCTAGAACAGGGTGACCACGCCTGCGTATTAAGCGATAGTTGGAAGGATGCTTCGCTTAATACCATAGAGCCACCCAAAGAGTTTAGAATCGATCTAAACCTTGTGTCCTGCATGCGTCTTGTCGATCGCCAAAGCCCTCTAAACCTTGCCGTTCATGACGTGATTAAAAGGGTCATGCTTTAA
- a CDS encoding NAD(P)-dependent oxidoreductase — protein MKVSFIGLGVMGFPMAGHLVKAGFEVTVFNRTHSKALDWADKHQGKAAESVAECVADADVVLVCVGNDDDVRSMTTSETGALAAMKPNAILVDHTTTSAVLSEELEIASKEANVRFMDAPVSGGQAGAENGVLTIMCGGEQDLFDDLQPVFKAYGKSSVLMGKVGQGQRTKMVNQICIAGVLNGLSEGLVLAEKSGLDIPTLVDCLKNGAAGSWQMENRATTMAQDKFDFGFAIDWMIKDLGFCLDEAERQGIQLPLTEKTNNAYKALSAEGQGRMDTSVLMKAVVEETKK, from the coding sequence ATGAAAGTAAGTTTTATCGGGCTAGGCGTTATGGGTTTTCCAATGGCAGGCCACCTAGTCAAAGCCGGTTTTGAAGTAACGGTATTTAACCGCACTCATAGTAAAGCGCTAGACTGGGCTGATAAACACCAAGGTAAAGCCGCAGAAAGCGTAGCTGAATGTGTAGCAGATGCGGATGTTGTACTTGTCTGTGTTGGCAACGATGACGACGTACGCAGCATGACGACCAGCGAAACAGGCGCACTAGCAGCAATGAAGCCTAACGCGATTCTTGTCGATCACACCACAACGTCTGCAGTACTGTCTGAAGAGCTTGAAATTGCATCGAAGGAAGCAAATGTTCGCTTTATGGATGCACCAGTGTCTGGTGGCCAAGCGGGCGCAGAAAACGGCGTGCTAACCATCATGTGTGGTGGCGAACAAGATTTGTTTGATGACCTTCAACCTGTGTTCAAAGCTTACGGTAAGTCGTCGGTTCTGATGGGTAAAGTAGGTCAAGGCCAACGCACGAAAATGGTCAATCAGATCTGCATCGCAGGTGTATTGAATGGCCTTTCTGAAGGCTTGGTACTTGCTGAGAAATCAGGTTTGGACATCCCAACTCTGGTTGATTGCCTTAAAAACGGCGCAGCTGGTTCATGGCAGATGGAAAACCGCGCCACCACAATGGCGCAAGACAAATTCGATTTCGGTTTTGCTATTGATTGGATGATCAAAGACTTAGGCTTCTGCCTAGATGAAGCAGAGCGCCAAGGTATCCAGCTTCCGTTGACTGAAAAGACTAATAACGCTTACAAGGCATTGTCTGCCGAAGGACAAGGTCGCATGGACACTTCAGTATTGATGAAAGCTGTCGTTGAAGAAACTAAAAAGTAG
- a CDS encoding LysR family transcriptional regulator, producing the protein MNSIFGNIDDLFLFCAVVEEGSLLSASKRLQLPVSTMSRRLTALEERLSIRLLEKKGRELVATKDGEAAFAALSSGMESLHQGFSSLLEERDAIQGKIKLAVPHNFYSGFLRSTIEQYLVEYPNVQLDLTLSQQQVVPQTDRDLLITFKISDMEGMIARPLFKAKHGFFASPDYLDSHSAIKNPGDLEHHDWINVDDVFDMPLYKSDRLEQMVTIKPKFIVNDINAVAAAALKGLGLASLPFRHVSPDMNLIQVLPEYHRGDRQAYLVYKERKYQPKALTLLIDALIESVRSFHSDDLVK; encoded by the coding sequence ATGAATTCCATATTTGGAAACATTGATGATCTGTTCTTATTCTGTGCAGTGGTTGAAGAGGGTTCTTTGCTTTCGGCATCGAAACGCCTGCAATTACCTGTGTCGACCATGTCGCGTCGATTAACCGCATTGGAAGAGCGCCTGAGTATCCGACTTTTAGAAAAGAAAGGTCGTGAGTTGGTGGCCACTAAAGATGGCGAGGCGGCCTTTGCTGCGTTGAGCAGCGGTATGGAGTCGCTGCATCAAGGATTCAGTAGCTTGTTGGAAGAGCGCGATGCGATTCAAGGTAAGATAAAGCTTGCAGTGCCTCATAACTTCTACAGTGGCTTTCTACGTTCGACCATTGAGCAATATCTTGTTGAGTATCCCAATGTGCAGCTTGATTTAACTCTGAGTCAGCAGCAAGTGGTTCCTCAAACTGATCGTGATTTGTTGATTACGTTTAAGATTTCCGACATGGAAGGCATGATTGCTCGGCCACTGTTTAAAGCCAAGCACGGTTTCTTTGCGAGCCCAGATTATTTGGATTCCCACAGTGCGATTAAAAATCCAGGTGATCTAGAGCACCACGACTGGATTAATGTCGATGATGTTTTTGATATGCCGCTCTACAAATCCGACCGCTTAGAGCAGATGGTGACGATTAAACCGAAGTTTATTGTTAATGACATCAATGCTGTGGCCGCCGCAGCGTTGAAGGGGTTGGGGCTTGCTTCACTGCCTTTTCGCCATGTATCTCCAGATATGAATCTGATTCAAGTGCTCCCTGAGTATCATCGGGGTGATCGCCAAGCGTATTTAGTGTACAAAGAAAGAAAATATCAGCCAAAGGCTTTGACCCTGCTTATCGATGCATTGATTGAGAGTGTTCGATCTTTCCATAGTGATGACTTGGTCAAATAA
- a CDS encoding DUF2798 domain-containing protein: MNNKQFWVTAILSSLTMAMIMSGVISGYKMGFSHEWPPIWLQSFFIAWPCALTLNLTVLPLIRKLAAWICKPRTKTIPNPLISTETTN; the protein is encoded by the coding sequence ATGAACAATAAACAATTTTGGGTAACTGCTATTTTATCTTCCCTGACCATGGCAATGATTATGTCTGGGGTTATCTCAGGCTACAAAATGGGGTTCAGCCACGAATGGCCGCCTATTTGGCTACAAAGCTTCTTTATTGCTTGGCCTTGCGCATTAACACTTAACCTAACCGTACTGCCATTGATTCGAAAATTAGCAGCGTGGATATGTAAGCCAAGAACTAAAACGATACCTAACCCATTAATTTCAACTGAAACGACTAACTAA